The proteins below come from a single Microbulbifer sp. Q7 genomic window:
- a CDS encoding acyl-CoA thioesterase: MKYYSRHFVKPGDLNPAQRLFGGQALAWMDEEAAIFAGCQMGTANIVTKLMSEIDFVSSAVCGDVVEFGFEVTDIGRTSLTVHCEMRNKQTRELIVRVERIVFVALDAEGKPTPHKKAGMTLAEAANSTSEARKLAS; the protein is encoded by the coding sequence ATGAAGTACTACTCACGTCATTTCGTAAAACCCGGCGACCTGAATCCGGCCCAACGTCTGTTCGGCGGCCAGGCACTGGCGTGGATGGATGAGGAGGCGGCCATCTTCGCCGGGTGCCAGATGGGCACCGCCAATATCGTGACCAAGCTGATGTCCGAAATTGATTTTGTCAGCTCCGCGGTTTGCGGGGACGTTGTGGAATTCGGCTTCGAGGTGACGGACATTGGCCGCACCTCGCTCACCGTGCACTGCGAAATGCGCAACAAACAGACCCGTGAGCTGATTGTGCGGGTAGAGCGGATTGTGTTTGTCGCACTGGATGCCGAAGGCAAACCGACACCACACAAGAAGGCGGGAATGACCCTGGCAGAAGCAGCAAACTCGACCAGCGAGGCACGCAAGCTCGCCAGCTAA
- a CDS encoding LysR family transcriptional regulator translates to METEDLEKFLVIAATQNLQRAADRLDATPGGLSKVLSRLERSLDCRLFDRVGKKISINDSGRRLQQRAAEIVALARATRAEFGSVAQGPECRVAAPAMLQLRWAGRMQRQLAEQLGQSCLSMTSAYESVALKMLVRGEVDCALVTDAVSSQIGAGFSSRNIGTITMAVAASSAHPLVVGQADPMHRPVSVTTQTLRAYAFAAPRISPFGGDEQGIGSDGWREDKLPRRVSVVVNDYGALCNLVREAQVLAYLPLDLINEIGAVRIDVVDCPYECQRDLLAVWRGSRHGWLDQLMESL, encoded by the coding sequence GTGGAAACAGAAGACCTGGAGAAGTTTCTCGTTATTGCCGCCACTCAGAATCTGCAAAGGGCCGCTGACCGGCTAGATGCCACCCCTGGGGGGCTGAGCAAGGTTCTGAGCCGACTGGAGCGGAGCCTGGATTGTCGTCTGTTTGACCGGGTCGGTAAAAAGATCTCGATCAATGACAGCGGTCGGCGACTGCAGCAACGGGCGGCAGAGATTGTGGCCTTGGCAAGGGCGACGCGGGCGGAATTTGGCAGCGTGGCTCAAGGACCGGAGTGCCGTGTCGCTGCGCCCGCCATGTTGCAGCTGCGGTGGGCGGGGCGTATGCAGCGACAACTGGCTGAGCAGTTGGGGCAGTCGTGCTTGTCTATGACCTCCGCATACGAATCGGTGGCGCTCAAGATGCTCGTCCGGGGTGAGGTGGATTGCGCTTTGGTGACGGATGCTGTTAGCAGCCAGATCGGTGCGGGGTTCAGCTCGCGTAATATCGGCACCATCACCATGGCCGTAGCAGCGTCGTCCGCACACCCGTTGGTAGTGGGACAGGCGGATCCAATGCATCGTCCGGTTTCAGTAACGACGCAGACATTACGAGCATACGCTTTTGCTGCTCCCCGTATATCTCCTTTTGGCGGCGATGAGCAGGGTATAGGCAGTGACGGTTGGCGCGAAGACAAGCTGCCGCGCAGGGTGTCCGTGGTGGTGAACGATTACGGGGCGCTGTGTAACCTGGTGCGAGAGGCGCAGGTGTTGGCCTACCTTCCCCTGGACCTGATCAATGAAATCGGTGCTGTGCGGATTGATGTGGTGGACTGCCCCTATGAATGCCAGCGGGATTTACTGGCAGTGTGGCGGGGCAGCAGGCACGGATGGCTGGACCAGTTGATGGAGTCTCTTTAA
- a CDS encoding NADP-dependent oxidoreductase, whose protein sequence is MNTLTNQRWIYTTRPTAEVDTSHYRLDRTPLDTELGSGEVLIENHYISVDPYMRIQQAARPNWEEPHPLNTVQRGAVVGRVLASRDSTLAEGDWVSAYTGWERYSRVHGSQAARLDPDRAPVTTALGVLGMPGRTAWFGLMDAGRPRPGETLSVSGAAGAVGSLVVQFGKKAGCRVIAFAGSDEKCAWLTDELGADQAINYRHFADARALDEYFQSEGIRADIYFDNVGGIITDAVIPNINRRARIVICGQISQYSGNLDEVASGPRFLHHMLYQRAQIQGILARDFNHRMDEMLAVVAPWVSKGEIQFRETVVEGFEQLPTALNGLFHGHNTGKMIVKIK, encoded by the coding sequence ATGAACACCCTGACCAATCAGCGCTGGATCTACACCACCCGCCCCACTGCCGAAGTTGATACCAGCCACTACCGACTGGACCGCACACCATTGGATACCGAACTTGGCAGTGGCGAGGTATTGATAGAAAACCACTACATTAGCGTCGACCCTTATATGCGCATTCAGCAGGCTGCACGGCCCAACTGGGAGGAACCACACCCTCTGAACACCGTGCAACGTGGCGCTGTAGTGGGCCGAGTGCTGGCTAGCCGTGACAGTACGTTGGCGGAGGGAGACTGGGTAAGTGCCTACACGGGCTGGGAGCGTTACTCCCGTGTGCACGGCTCTCAGGCCGCAAGGCTGGACCCGGATCGGGCACCGGTAACCACCGCTCTCGGCGTGCTGGGTATGCCCGGCCGCACAGCCTGGTTCGGTCTCATGGATGCCGGGCGTCCGCGCCCGGGAGAAACGCTGTCGGTGTCCGGCGCCGCCGGTGCCGTAGGGTCGCTGGTCGTGCAATTCGGAAAAAAAGCCGGCTGCCGCGTAATCGCATTTGCCGGTAGCGACGAGAAATGTGCCTGGCTGACGGACGAGCTGGGTGCAGATCAAGCGATCAACTACCGTCATTTTGCAGACGCGCGTGCGCTCGACGAGTACTTTCAGTCCGAGGGGATACGCGCGGACATCTACTTCGATAATGTGGGCGGCATCATTACCGATGCGGTGATCCCCAATATCAACCGCCGTGCGCGCATTGTGATCTGCGGCCAGATCAGCCAGTACAGCGGCAACCTGGATGAGGTAGCCAGTGGTCCGCGCTTCCTCCATCACATGCTTTATCAGCGCGCGCAAATACAAGGCATTTTGGCACGGGACTTCAATCACCGTATGGACGAAATGTTGGCAGTTGTAGCGCCCTGGGTCAGCAAAGGAGAGATTCAGTTTCGGGAAACAGTAGTTGAGGGATTCGAGCAGTTGCCAACAGCACTCAATGGTTTATTCCACGGCCACAATACCGGCAAAATGATCGTAAAAATCAAATAA
- a CDS encoding universal stress protein: MTEQKDPLVLSCIDGSRFSGAVCDYSAWIASRASAPIKLLHNIERVTTPAVADLSGSIGLGSQEELLEELTSLEQQRSRLLLEQGRQMLEGARERALKAGAERVVTCQRHGSLVESLVELEDHIRVLVLGIRGEEHEASNKGLGAQLESVVRSLHKPILVVNREFKAPRSIMLAYDGSESARKALEMVASSPVFKDVECHLVYVGDGAESVLAEGAEVLSHGGVAVVSANLQGKTVESLIAYQQEHDIDLTVMGAFSHSKLRDLLLGSVTAKMLLGTNQPLLLLR, from the coding sequence ATGACCGAACAAAAAGATCCGCTGGTACTCTCCTGCATCGATGGCTCCCGCTTCAGTGGTGCTGTCTGTGATTATTCCGCCTGGATCGCCAGTCGCGCTTCTGCCCCCATCAAGCTGCTGCACAATATCGAACGGGTCACCACGCCCGCGGTCGCCGATCTCTCTGGCAGTATCGGCCTTGGTAGCCAGGAAGAATTGCTGGAGGAGCTCACCAGTCTTGAGCAGCAGCGTTCCAGGCTGCTGCTGGAGCAGGGCAGGCAGATGCTGGAGGGCGCGCGGGAGCGTGCGCTGAAGGCGGGGGCGGAGCGGGTGGTTACCTGCCAGCGGCACGGTTCGCTGGTGGAGTCTCTGGTGGAGCTGGAGGATCACATTCGGGTGCTGGTGCTCGGTATCCGTGGTGAAGAGCATGAGGCTTCCAACAAGGGGCTGGGGGCGCAGCTGGAGTCGGTGGTGCGTTCGCTGCACAAGCCGATTCTGGTGGTGAACCGCGAGTTCAAGGCGCCGCGCTCAATCATGCTGGCGTACGACGGCAGTGAGTCGGCGCGCAAGGCCCTGGAGATGGTGGCCAGCAGTCCGGTATTTAAAGATGTTGAGTGCCACCTGGTGTACGTGGGGGATGGCGCTGAGTCTGTTCTGGCTGAGGGCGCCGAGGTGCTGAGTCATGGCGGGGTAGCGGTGGTTAGCGCCAATCTGCAGGGCAAGACGGTGGAATCCTTGATTGCCTATCAGCAGGAGCACGATATCGACCTCACCGTGATGGGCGCTTTCAGCCACAGTAAGTTGCGCGACCTGCTGTTGGGCAGCGTGACCGCCAAAATGCTGCTGGGTACCAATCAGCCATTGTTGCTGCTGCGCTGA